From a single Micromonospora carbonacea genomic region:
- a CDS encoding SDR family NAD(P)-dependent oxidoreductase, producing MSGELAGRTAIVTGGAQGIGAGVARVLHAAGATVVIADVHVAEGGELATALGERARFVELDVRDAGAWSRVVAQAQRAYGRVDVLVNNAGVAAIAPFAEHSEEAFRRVLDVNVMGLFHGIAAVAPAMRQAGGGSIINVGSIGAFRAYPLMTGYITSKWAVRGLTRAAALELGADGIRVNAVHPGQTETPLTDGADFDTAHVALKRVGQPADIAGAVLFLAGDGSRFVTGADLVVDGGDLAGAANWASVPDQNGREGDRHGSAQLAA from the coding sequence ATGTCAGGGGAGTTGGCCGGGCGAACGGCGATCGTCACCGGCGGGGCACAGGGAATCGGTGCGGGGGTGGCACGGGTGCTGCATGCCGCAGGCGCGACAGTGGTGATCGCCGACGTCCACGTCGCCGAGGGAGGCGAGCTCGCGACGGCCCTCGGCGAGCGGGCGCGGTTCGTGGAACTGGACGTGCGGGACGCCGGGGCCTGGTCGCGGGTCGTGGCCCAGGCGCAGCGCGCGTACGGGCGGGTGGACGTGCTCGTCAACAACGCGGGCGTCGCCGCCATCGCGCCGTTCGCGGAGCACAGCGAGGAGGCGTTCCGGCGGGTGCTGGACGTGAACGTGATGGGGCTGTTCCACGGCATCGCCGCCGTCGCGCCCGCGATGCGGCAGGCCGGCGGAGGTTCGATCATCAACGTCGGCTCGATCGGTGCGTTCCGCGCCTACCCGCTGATGACCGGTTACATCACGAGCAAGTGGGCGGTCCGCGGGCTCACCAGGGCCGCCGCCCTGGAGCTCGGCGCGGACGGCATCCGGGTCAACGCCGTCCACCCCGGGCAGACCGAGACGCCGTTGACCGACGGCGCTGACTTCGACACCGCCCACGTCGCCCTCAAGCGCGTCGGGCAGCCGGCCGACATCGCCGGTGCCGTGCTCTTCCTCGCCGGCGACGGTTCCCGATTCGTCACCGGGGCGGACCTGGTCGTCGACGGTGGCGACCTCGCCGGCGCGGCGAACTGGGCCTCGGTGCCCGACCAGAACGGAAGGGAGGGTGATCGGCATGGATCCGCTCAGCTCGCGGCCTGA
- a CDS encoding TetR/AcrR family transcriptional regulator, which translates to MTGPTTKRQAAAEQTRQRLLAAAMAEFSRRPYVEVTVGDIARAAGVSQGLLAHHFDNKCGAYLAALRAARRGLGSLPATRPDLPPGARIRLYWEGHFTYLADHPDLALNLVLSDSGTPEGTAEFEAARREGLHDLCLILGLDPDHPAVAMALRAFGDGVDRLTVEWLRAGQPFTVPVLVEASIQLLVGAVRALPLMDPGIRVDKAVRLLLRKPPADQDR; encoded by the coding sequence GTGACCGGACCGACCACGAAACGCCAGGCCGCCGCCGAGCAGACCCGCCAACGGCTGCTGGCTGCGGCAATGGCGGAGTTCTCCCGGCGGCCCTACGTCGAGGTGACGGTCGGCGACATCGCCCGCGCCGCCGGTGTGTCCCAGGGGCTGCTCGCCCACCACTTCGACAACAAGTGCGGCGCATACCTGGCGGCGCTACGCGCGGCCCGCCGCGGCCTCGGAAGCCTGCCGGCCACCCGCCCGGACCTCCCCCCGGGCGCTCGCATCCGCCTCTACTGGGAAGGCCACTTCACCTACCTGGCGGACCATCCGGACCTGGCGCTCAACCTCGTCCTGTCCGACTCCGGCACCCCCGAAGGCACCGCCGAATTCGAAGCCGCCCGCCGCGAGGGCCTCCACGATCTCTGCCTGATCCTCGGGCTCGACCCCGACCATCCCGCCGTGGCCATGGCGCTGCGGGCCTTCGGCGACGGAGTGGACCGGCTCACCGTGGAATGGCTCCGCGCGGGACAACCGTTCACCGTCCCGGTGCTCGTCGAGGCGAGCATCCAACTCCTGGTCGGGGCTGTCCGCGCACTGCCCCTCATGGACCCCGGCATCCGGGTCGACAAGGCCGTCCGCCTGCTCCTCAGGAAGCCGCCAGCCGACCAGGACCGCTGA
- a CDS encoding helix-turn-helix domain-containing protein: MNSPELLPVGRRVAYWRGRRRLSQQVFADRLGRSKSWVDKVERGVRSLDKVSTLRDIAAVLRIDTAVLLGRDARPAATTERVEGVERIREALSTYEIALGRPSARKGAVPADRLARDVEHAWVTFQHARYPQVIAAVPGLLAGVQRAAADDPGWGRPLLVEGYRLTASVLVKLGEVELGWLAADRAMAAATGDPVLVAAAAVQLGQVFRAAGRARAAQSAVLAAAYRIAPDHPAEGAPGALSLCGTLLVQGALSAARRGDDRAADELLDEAAGMAARVGDGQDHHRTAFGPTAVDLARAAAALDLGDAGGAVAWHERTTRRDGWRWLPLEHRAAHLVDAARAYAWADDPARAGRVLLDADRLAPAEVRQRPAAREVLAQVARDPHAPATIVQLAVAVGVT; this comes from the coding sequence GTGAACAGCCCTGAGCTGCTGCCGGTGGGCCGGCGGGTGGCGTACTGGCGGGGACGGCGGAGGCTGTCGCAGCAGGTGTTCGCCGATCGGCTCGGCAGGTCGAAGTCCTGGGTCGACAAGGTCGAGCGGGGTGTGCGGTCGCTGGACAAGGTGTCGACGTTGCGGGACATCGCCGCCGTGCTGCGGATCGACACCGCCGTGCTGCTCGGCCGGGACGCCCGGCCCGCCGCCACGACCGAGCGGGTCGAGGGGGTGGAGCGGATCCGGGAGGCCCTGTCGACGTACGAGATCGCTTTGGGGCGGCCGTCGGCCCGCAAGGGTGCCGTGCCGGCGGACCGGTTGGCCCGGGATGTCGAGCACGCGTGGGTGACGTTTCAGCATGCGCGGTATCCGCAGGTGATCGCCGCCGTGCCGGGCCTGCTGGCCGGGGTGCAGCGGGCTGCCGCCGACGATCCGGGCTGGGGTCGGCCGCTGCTGGTGGAGGGGTACCGGCTCACGGCGTCGGTGCTGGTGAAGCTCGGCGAGGTGGAGCTGGGCTGGCTGGCGGCGGACCGGGCGATGGCCGCCGCGACCGGCGATCCCGTGCTGGTGGCCGCCGCTGCGGTGCAGCTCGGTCAGGTGTTCCGCGCGGCGGGGCGGGCGCGGGCGGCGCAGTCGGCGGTGCTGGCTGCGGCGTACCGGATCGCGCCGGACCATCCGGCGGAGGGTGCCCCCGGGGCGTTGTCGTTGTGCGGGACGCTGCTGGTGCAGGGGGCCCTGTCGGCGGCCCGCCGGGGCGACGACCGCGCCGCCGACGAGCTGCTCGACGAGGCCGCCGGCATGGCCGCCCGGGTGGGCGACGGTCAGGATCATCATCGGACGGCGTTCGGGCCGACGGCCGTCGACCTGGCCCGCGCCGCCGCAGCCCTCGACCTGGGCGACGCGGGCGGGGCGGTCGCCTGGCACGAGAGGACGACCCGGCGGGACGGCTGGCGGTGGCTGCCGCTGGAGCACCGGGCGGCGCACCTGGTCGACGCGGCCCGCGCCTACGCCTGGGCCGACGACCCGGCCCGCGCGGGTCGGGTGCTGCTCGACGCGGACCGGCTGGCACCCGCAGAGGTACGCCAACGGCCGGCCGCCCGGGAGGTGCTCGCCCAGGTGGCCCGCGACCCGCACGCCCCGGCCACCATCGTGCAGCTCGCCGTCGCCGTCGGGGTGACCTGA
- a CDS encoding helix-turn-helix domain-containing protein translates to MFATLEVDVARASGPTIARWQLGRELHRLREAAGVSHKEVATELGCSESKIYKIESGAVGVSRADVIVMLTRYGVSDDRIRQTALDLQRQGKERGWWAKFGQLPNPYSMYIGLESAATTVRNFELAVVPGLLQTEAYAHAITSAAWPGQSEEVRRRVEVRMTRQACLTEEPLLKFWGIVDESVLRRQTGGPDVMRAQLHHLIEMSDRPNIELQVLPFSEGWHPGTVGSFSILEFPDGIHSPVVYVVSQAGDAYLEREDDLRRVTLTYTHLHAAALSVNKSRDLIAAIAKDMT, encoded by the coding sequence GTGTTCGCGACTCTGGAGGTAGACGTGGCAAGGGCAAGTGGCCCGACGATCGCGCGATGGCAGCTCGGCCGGGAGTTGCACCGGCTTCGCGAGGCAGCCGGCGTCTCACACAAGGAGGTCGCGACCGAACTGGGCTGCTCGGAGTCGAAGATCTACAAGATCGAATCAGGGGCGGTTGGCGTCAGTCGAGCCGACGTGATCGTCATGCTCACCCGCTACGGCGTCAGCGACGACCGGATACGGCAAACGGCCCTCGATCTCCAGCGCCAGGGCAAGGAACGCGGCTGGTGGGCGAAGTTCGGCCAGCTTCCGAACCCCTACAGCATGTACATCGGGCTGGAGTCCGCAGCGACCACAGTCCGGAACTTCGAGCTGGCCGTCGTGCCCGGGTTGCTCCAAACGGAGGCATACGCCCACGCGATCACCAGTGCCGCTTGGCCTGGGCAGAGCGAGGAAGTGCGCCGCCGGGTCGAGGTGCGCATGACCAGGCAGGCTTGCCTGACCGAGGAGCCGCTGCTGAAGTTCTGGGGCATCGTGGACGAGAGCGTGCTGCGGCGTCAGACCGGCGGCCCAGACGTCATGCGCGCCCAACTCCACCACCTCATCGAGATGAGCGATCGGCCCAACATCGAACTTCAGGTGCTTCCGTTCAGCGAGGGGTGGCACCCGGGCACCGTGGGCTCGTTCTCCATCCTGGAGTTCCCCGACGGCATCCACAGCCCGGTCGTGTACGTGGTGAGCCAGGCGGGAGACGCCTATCTCGAACGCGAGGATGACTTGCGGCGCGTTACGCTTACCTACACTCACCTGCACGCGGCGGCGCTCAGCGTCAACAAGTCCCGGGACCTGATCGCCGCCATCGCCAAGGACATGACGTAG
- a CDS encoding DUF397 domain-containing protein, with translation MDRSVAVWRKSSRSDANSQCVEVADLRDGVAVRDSKDKSGPTLAFDAHGWRTFIDSLKSN, from the coding sequence ATGGACCGGTCAGTCGCCGTGTGGCGTAAGAGCAGCCGAAGCGACGCCAACAGCCAGTGCGTCGAGGTGGCGGACCTCCGCGACGGGGTGGCCGTCCGCGACAGCAAGGACAAGTCCGGCCCGACGCTGGCCTTCGACGCCCACGGCTGGCGCACGTTCATCGACTCCCTCAAGAGCAACTAG
- a CDS encoding IS5 family transposase (programmed frameshift), translating to MVSDELWAEIAPLLPPRPPRRSRYPGRKPLDDRKVLCGILFVLYTAIPWEYLPQELGFGCGMTCWRRLRDWNQAGVWQRLHELLLARLRGAGQLDLSRAVIDGSHIRALKGGPKTGPSPVDRRKPGSKHHVITDAGGIPLAITLTSGNRHDSTQTTALLDAIPAIGGRPGPPRRRPDRLYADRGYDYDSHRQQVRARGVTPVIARRGTPHGSGLGTQRWVVERTIAWLHWFRRLRIRWEIRDDIHEAFLSLACALICWRQLQRTQS from the exons ATCGTCTCGGACGAGTTGTGGGCCGAGATCGCGCCGCTGTTGCCACCCCGCCCACCACGCCGCAGCCGGTACCCGGGGCGTAAGCCGTTGGATGACCGGAAGGTGTTGTGCGGAATCTTGTTCGTGCTCTACACCGCGATCCCCTGGGAGTACCTGCCCCAGGAACTCGGGTTCGGCTGCGGGATGACCTGCTGGCGCCGGTTGCGCGACTGGAACCAGGCTGGGGTGTGGCAGCGGTTGCACGAGCTGCTGCTGGCCCGGCTGCGCGGCGCGGGGCAGTTGGACCTGTCGAGGGCGGTGATCGACGGCTCCCACATCCGGGCGCTCAAAGGCGGCC CCAAAACCGGTCCGAGCCCGGTCGACCGCCGCAAGCCTGGCTCGAAACACCACGTCATCACCGACGCCGGCGGCATCCCCCTCGCCATCACACTGACCAGCGGGAACAGACACGACTCCACCCAGACCACCGCCCTGCTCGACGCCATCCCCGCGATCGGCGGCCGGCCAGGGCCACCACGGCGTCGCCCCGACCGGCTGTACGCCGATCGGGGCTACGACTACGACAGCCACCGCCAACAAGTCCGGGCCCGCGGCGTCACCCCGGTCATCGCCCGACGCGGCACACCCCACGGCTCCGGCCTCGGCACCCAACGCTGGGTCGTGGAACGCACCATCGCCTGGCTGCACTGGTTCCGCCGCCTGCGCATCCGCTGGGAAATCCGCGACGACATCCACGAAGCCTTCCTCAGCCTCGCCTGCGCCCTCATCTGCTGGCGCCAACTCCAACGCACCCAGAGTTAG
- a CDS encoding tetratricopeptide repeat protein, with translation MEDPEPSRSRPLALAGTTTVARHVEVHRLAVAGRQPVIARNTGARVSLVWLRTSRFAAVEAMATATLTLGPDASAFYQRGWARSSTGRPWLALEDCQQALTRYQQVGDRTGEAATLNNIGRVYDGLGNRQRALDHYHQALPIRREVGDRTGEATTINNIGLVYARLGDRQRALDYYHQALSIRREVGDRTGEAVTLNNIGRVYDRLRDWQRALDHYHQALPIRREVGDRTGEATTINNIGGVYARLGDWQQALNHYHQALPTLQGVGDRAGEATMRLNIAVAHRAQGDLDQAIQELEHVVDLHRQIDHPDLIADTTVLEQLRRQRAETREPT, from the coding sequence ATGGAAGACCCAGAACCCTCACGATCACGTCCCCTCGCCCTCGCTGGGACGACGACCGTTGCCCGACACGTGGAGGTACATCGACTCGCCGTCGCCGGCCGGCAGCCGGTGATCGCCCGAAACACCGGTGCCCGGGTGAGCCTGGTGTGGCTGCGCACTTCGCGGTTCGCCGCCGTGGAGGCCATGGCCACGGCCACCCTGACCCTGGGCCCGGACGCCAGCGCCTTCTACCAGCGGGGTTGGGCGCGGTCGTCGACCGGCCGGCCCTGGCTGGCGCTGGAGGACTGCCAGCAGGCCCTGACCAGGTACCAGCAGGTCGGCGACCGGACCGGCGAAGCCGCCACCCTTAACAACATCGGCCGCGTATACGACGGTTTGGGGAACCGGCAGCGGGCCCTCGACCACTACCACCAAGCCCTCCCCATCCGGCGGGAGGTCGGCGACCGGACCGGCGAAGCCACCACTATCAACAACATCGGCCTCGTGTACGCAAGGTTGGGTGACCGGCAGCGGGCCCTCGACTACTACCACCAAGCCCTTTCCATCCGGCGGGAGGTCGGCGACCGGACCGGCGAAGCCGTAACCCTCAACAACATCGGCCGCGTGTACGACAGGTTGAGAGACTGGCAGCGGGCCCTCGACCACTACCACCAAGCCCTCCCCATCCGGCGGGAGGTCGGCGACCGGACCGGCGAAGCCACCACTATCAACAACATCGGCGGCGTGTACGCAAGGCTAGGAGACTGGCAACAGGCCCTCAACCACTACCACCAAGCCCTCCCCACCCTGCAGGGGGTCGGCGACCGAGCCGGCGAAGCCACCATGCGGCTCAACATCGCGGTGGCCCACCGGGCGCAGGGGGACCTCGACCAGGCGATCCAGGAACTCGAACACGTCGTCGACCTTCACCGCCAGATCGACCACCCCGACCTCATAGCCGACACCACCGTCCTCGAACAACTCCGCCGACAACGCGCGGAGACCCGGGAACCCACCTGA
- a CDS encoding effector-associated constant component EACC1 → MGNATVEVSGAQAARWAAELRAALAEAVGPAGSVSPVQVQRSAEMVIAVIGLVFSGVEVAKTITEWWGARRRDGAAVTVLLPDGTRIELTEGSQARLEIAMRQDDTGPR, encoded by the coding sequence ATGGGTAACGCCACTGTGGAGGTTTCCGGGGCGCAGGCCGCGCGGTGGGCGGCGGAGCTGCGGGCCGCGCTGGCCGAGGCCGTGGGGCCGGCGGGCAGCGTGTCGCCGGTGCAGGTGCAGCGGTCGGCGGAGATGGTGATCGCGGTGATCGGCCTGGTGTTCTCCGGGGTCGAGGTGGCCAAGACGATCACCGAGTGGTGGGGTGCGCGCCGTCGAGACGGTGCTGCGGTCACGGTGCTGCTGCCTGACGGCACCCGGATCGAGCTGACCGAGGGCAGCCAGGCGCGGCTGGAGATCGCCATGCGGCAGGACGACACCGGGCCGCGCTGA
- a CDS encoding CHAT domain-containing protein, whose translation MSTFELEVFAQTSNYYELRLSADGEPPRTRGLDRAAVDDLIALVRRDYSTDAAARKVYGATRLAELGARLAEFLDGDQRWLAPMLANPAGSVLRITAEQRLRHLPWELLAREGAFLTVAGRAPLLPVRAVGTHAALTGAVAPGNRPLRVLFMAASPEGVEPVLNFEAEEAAILAATRRTGTDLVVEESGTLEGLRFLTRDYGPGYFDVLHLSGHATTAGGEPVFVVEDEFGGVARATADQLAQAMQGHWPRLVFVSGCLTADAPDGGMFPSMSESLVQAGAPAVLGWALPVGDVSATDFAAALYRALADGQPLDQAVVEARRHLFHDKKSSYWHLLRLYADRSPLAPMVTPLHTRGRKRLQVRPADQQFLDPQTQLSRVASRAEFVGRRRVIQRCLRVLRQPADTPGAAQGLLLAGMGGLGKSSLASRLLERMPTHQRAVWFGRVDAIKFRELTSKIRFDSVDQTIEANKLLDNEQLPLPIRLRHLLDVDGPLGRTPCLFVFDDFEAGNLDTRADGSRVLAPAMAEILPALLSAIRDTGSPSRVVITSRYRFPAPAGTTVAVEALETLTPVEQDKKIANLANLRPESTIDPAIRDRAIEAAAGNPRLLDWLNRIVGDATLDIDGLLTAIENEAERFRRETVLADNLLDSQPLELRRMLAKVNVVELPVPAATVHALHQHPDADQHIQRAVELGLLEEGTDPETRQPRYYVSNVLHPLVRPLLTDDEYVEACAAAARSLYQLWVVDPASDGQ comes from the coding sequence ATGAGCACCTTCGAGCTGGAGGTCTTCGCGCAGACCTCCAACTACTACGAGCTGCGCCTGTCCGCCGACGGCGAGCCGCCCCGCACCCGTGGTCTGGACCGGGCCGCGGTCGATGACCTGATCGCGCTGGTGCGGCGTGACTACAGCACCGACGCTGCCGCGCGGAAGGTGTACGGCGCGACCCGGCTGGCCGAGCTGGGGGCGCGGCTGGCGGAGTTCCTCGACGGCGACCAGCGGTGGCTGGCCCCGATGCTGGCCAATCCTGCCGGGTCGGTGCTGCGGATCACCGCCGAGCAGCGGCTGCGGCACCTGCCCTGGGAGCTGCTCGCCCGGGAGGGCGCGTTCCTGACCGTGGCCGGGCGGGCGCCGCTGTTGCCGGTGCGCGCGGTCGGCACCCACGCGGCGCTGACCGGTGCGGTCGCGCCGGGCAACCGGCCGTTGCGGGTGCTGTTCATGGCAGCGTCGCCGGAGGGCGTCGAGCCGGTGCTCAACTTCGAGGCCGAGGAAGCCGCGATCCTGGCGGCGACGCGGCGCACCGGCACCGATCTGGTGGTGGAGGAGAGCGGCACCCTGGAGGGGCTGCGGTTCCTGACCCGTGACTACGGGCCCGGTTACTTCGACGTGCTGCACCTGAGCGGGCATGCCACCACCGCCGGTGGGGAGCCGGTGTTCGTGGTGGAGGACGAGTTCGGCGGGGTCGCCAGGGCGACGGCTGACCAGCTCGCCCAGGCGATGCAGGGGCACTGGCCGAGGCTGGTGTTCGTCTCCGGCTGCCTGACCGCCGACGCCCCCGACGGTGGGATGTTCCCGTCGATGAGTGAGAGCCTGGTGCAGGCCGGTGCCCCTGCGGTGCTGGGCTGGGCGCTGCCGGTCGGAGACGTCTCCGCCACTGACTTCGCTGCCGCCCTCTACCGGGCTCTGGCCGACGGTCAGCCGCTGGACCAGGCCGTCGTCGAGGCCCGCCGCCACCTGTTCCACGACAAGAAGAGCAGCTACTGGCACCTGCTGCGGCTCTACGCTGACCGGTCCCCGCTGGCACCCATGGTCACGCCGCTGCACACCAGAGGCCGCAAACGCTTGCAGGTCCGCCCCGCCGACCAGCAGTTCCTGGATCCGCAGACCCAACTGTCCCGGGTGGCGTCCCGCGCCGAGTTCGTCGGCCGACGTCGGGTCATCCAGCGGTGCCTGCGCGTCCTGCGGCAACCCGCCGACACCCCGGGCGCGGCGCAGGGCCTGCTGCTGGCCGGCATGGGTGGGCTCGGCAAGAGCAGCCTCGCCTCCCGGCTGCTGGAGCGCATGCCCACCCACCAGCGCGCCGTCTGGTTCGGCCGGGTCGACGCCATCAAGTTTCGTGAGCTGACCAGCAAGATTCGCTTCGACAGCGTCGACCAGACCATCGAGGCCAACAAGCTCCTCGACAACGAGCAGCTCCCGCTTCCCATCCGGCTGCGGCACCTGCTCGACGTCGACGGGCCGCTCGGCCGGACGCCCTGTCTGTTCGTGTTCGACGACTTCGAGGCCGGCAACCTCGACACCCGCGCCGACGGCAGCCGGGTGCTCGCCCCGGCGATGGCCGAGATCCTGCCCGCCCTGCTCTCCGCGATCCGCGACACCGGAAGCCCGAGCCGCGTCGTCATCACCAGCCGCTACCGATTCCCCGCCCCGGCCGGCACCACCGTCGCCGTCGAGGCCCTGGAAACCCTCACCCCCGTCGAGCAGGACAAGAAGATCGCCAACCTGGCCAACCTGCGCCCCGAGTCCACGATCGACCCTGCCATCCGCGACCGGGCGATCGAGGCCGCAGCGGGCAACCCTCGCCTGCTCGACTGGCTCAACCGGATCGTCGGCGATGCCACCCTCGACATCGACGGCCTGCTCACCGCCATCGAGAACGAAGCCGAGCGATTCCGCCGGGAGACCGTCCTGGCCGACAACCTGCTCGACTCGCAGCCCCTCGAACTCCGCCGCATGCTCGCCAAGGTCAACGTCGTCGAGCTGCCCGTGCCCGCCGCCACCGTCCACGCCCTGCACCAGCACCCTGACGCCGACCAGCACATCCAGCGGGCCGTCGAACTCGGCCTGCTCGAAGAGGGCACCGACCCGGAAACCCGCCAGCCCCGCTATTACGTCTCCAACGTCCTGCATCCCCTCGTCCGGCCCCTGCTCACCGACGACGAATACGTTGAGGCGTGCGCCGCCGCAGCAAGGTCCCTCTACCAACTCTGGGTCGTCGACCCCGCCTCCGATGGCCAATGA
- a CDS encoding tetratricopeptide repeat protein: MATATLTLGPDFDALYQRGWARSATGRPWLALEDYQQALTFYRQAGDRAGEAATLNNIGGVYDNLGDRQRALDHYHQALPIQREVGDRAGEATTLTNIGGVYDNLGDRQRALDHYHQALPIQREVGDRAGEAATLTNIGSVYNGLGDRQKALDHYHQALPIQREVGDRAGEATTLTNIGHVYDNLGDRQRALDHYHRALPIWREVGDRAGEAATLSNIGSVYNRLGDRQRALDHYHRALPIWREVGDRAGEAATLSNIGSVYNRLGDRQRALDHFHQALPIRREVGDRAGEAVTRFNIAMVYQAEGDLDQAIQELEHVVDLDRQVDHPDLEADTVLLEQLRRQRANKHGSESSPAGP; this comes from the coding sequence ATGGCCACCGCGACCCTGACCCTGGGCCCGGACTTCGATGCCCTATACCAGCGGGGTTGGGCGCGTTCTGCGACTGGTCGGCCGTGGCTGGCGCTGGAGGACTACCAGCAGGCCCTGACCTTCTACCGGCAGGCCGGCGACCGGGCCGGCGAAGCCGCCACCCTCAACAACATCGGCGGCGTGTACGACAACCTGGGCGACCGGCAGCGGGCCCTGGACCACTACCACCAAGCCCTCCCCATTCAACGGGAGGTCGGCGATCGGGCCGGCGAAGCCACCACCCTTACCAACATCGGCGGCGTGTACGACAACCTGGGCGACCGGCAGCGGGCCCTGGACCACTACCACCAAGCCCTCCCCATTCAACGGGAGGTCGGCGATCGGGCCGGCGAAGCCGCCACCCTTACCAACATCGGCAGCGTGTACAACGGGTTGGGCGACCGGCAGAAGGCCCTCGACCACTACCACCAAGCCCTCCCCATTCAACGGGAGGTCGGCGATCGGGCCGGCGAAGCCACGACCCTCACCAATATCGGCCACGTGTACGACAACCTGGGCGACCGGCAGCGGGCCCTGGACCACTACCACCGAGCCCTGCCCATCTGGCGGGAGGTCGGCGATCGGGCCGGCGAAGCCGCCACCCTCAGCAACATCGGCAGCGTGTACAACAGGTTGGGCGACCGGCAGCGGGCCCTGGACCACTACCACCGAGCCCTGCCCATCTGGCGGGAGGTCGGCGATCGGGCCGGCGAAGCCGCCACCCTCAGCAACATCGGCAGCGTGTACAACAGGTTGGGCGACCGGCAGCGGGCCCTGGACCATTTCCACCAAGCCCTGCCCATCCGGCGGGAAGTCGGCGACCGCGCCGGCGAGGCCGTCACGCGGTTCAACATCGCGATGGTCTACCAAGCAGAAGGTGACCTCGACCAGGCGATCCAGGAACTCGAACACGTCGTCGACCTCGACCGGCAGGTTGACCATCCCGACCTCGAAGCCGACACCGTCCTCCTCGAACAACTCCGCCGACAGCGCGCAAACAAGCACGGATCCGAGTCGTCACCTGCGGGACCGTGA